Proteins from one Nicotiana tabacum cultivar K326 chromosome 23, ASM71507v2, whole genome shotgun sequence genomic window:
- the LOC107772172 gene encoding DUF724 domain-containing protein 10-like — protein MLVQYLTKGSTVEVTSDEDELKGVWFEATVLGFFGLPNSEKEEILVEYKSILADENSSAPLREYVDMSLVRPVPPKEKIERFELNDPVDASHKDGWWTAAITGVLEDSRYKVTFQNPPEELEFGISDLRFHRDWVKGNWVRPGRKQETKKSGDGESGQRKKGGSPSKKPISTPTGVSPARSLQQCGEMREKQDMPMQTPVNGTPTNQTETQSLPFVKTSLLWGKIESMDIFQRIPQAPHFSPLEKERESSRERLAIGCMVTFSRMAEKTSWLHIDDPRSTFDEILETLSDAEKHGFDVQPVRDRLTELLLMKDKKEKLEAQVADIGNQIMMHNTDRENTDGKIEEINKQIAEIQDKISLAISRKEVKDREIDCLRSQLEDTQVDMMNAHNAFFSIASKPL, from the exons ATGCTCGTACAATATCTCACCAAAGGCTCTACAGTAGAAGTCACCTCGGACGAAGATGAGCTCAAGGGAGTGTGGTTCGAAGCCACTGTTCTCGGCTTCTTTGGGCTTCCCAATTCAGAAAAGGAAGAGATTTTGGTCGAGTACAAAAGTATTCTTGCCGATGAAAATAGTTCAGCGCCGTTGAGAGAGTATGTGGATATGTCTTTAGTTCGTCCAGTTCCTCCTAAGGAAAAAATTGAGAGGTTTGAGTTAAACGACCCCGTAGATGCATCTCATAAGGATGGATGGTGGACTGCTGCCATTACAGGTGTTCTGGAAGATTCTAGATACAAGGTTACCTTTCAAAACCCGCCTGAGGAACTTGAATTTGGGATTTCTGACTTGAGATTTCACAGAGATTGGGTCAAAGGGAACTGGGTCCGACCCGGCCGGAAGCAG GAGACCAAAAAGTCAGGTGATGGAGAGAGCGGTCAGAGGAAAAAAGGGGGAAGCCCATCGAAGAAACCAATTTCAACCCCAACAG GAGTTTCACCTGCACGTAGTCTGCAGCAATGTGGTGAGATGAGGGAGAAACAAGACATGCCTATGCAAACTCCTGTCAACGGGACCCCAACCAACCAAACTGAAACCCAGAGCTTGCCTTTTGTAAAAACTTCACTACTTTGGGGGAAAATTGAATCCATGGATATTTTCCAGAGGATTCCTCAGGCGCCACATTTTAGTCCAttggaaaaagagagagagagttcccGTGAAAGACTAGCTATAGGTTGTATGGTAACTTTTTCAAGAATGGCAGAGAAGACTTCTTGGTTGCACATTGACGATCCCAGAAGCACCTTTGATGAAATTTTGGAGACTCTCAGTGACGCGGAAAAGCATGGATTTGATGTGCAGCCTGTACGAGATCGTTTAACTGAGTTGTTGTTGATGAAAGATAAGAAGGAAAAGCTTGAAGCACAGGTTGCAGATATTGGTAATCAGATTATGATGCATAATACAGACAGAGAAAATACTGATGGAAAGATTGAAGAGATCAACAAACAAATAGCAGAAATACAGGATAAAATTTCCTTGGCTATTTCAAGGAAGGAGGTTAAGGACCGTGAGATCGATTGTTTGAGGTCTCAATTGGAGGATACTCAAGTGGACATGATGAATGCACATAATGCATTTTTCAGTATTGCTAGTAAACCTCTGTAG
- the LOC107772173 gene encoding nuclear transcription factor Y subunit B-8-like, with the protein MAEAPASPGGGGSHESGGERSPQSNVREHDRYLPIANIGRIMKKALPTNAKIAKEAKDTVQECVSEFISFITSEASDKCQKEKRKTINGDDLVWALTTLGFEEYIEPLKAYLIRYRELCPGDCF; encoded by the exons ATGGCGGAAGCACCGGCGAGTCCAGGAGGTGGTGGAAGCCATGAGAGTGGGGGTGAGCGGAGCCCTCAATCGAATGTGAGGGAACATGATAG GTACCTTCCTATAGCAAACATTGGTCGCATAATGAAAAAAGCATTGCCTACTAATGCTAAGATTGCCAAGGAAGCTAAAGACACTGTTCAGGAATGTGTCTCTGAGTTCATCAGTTTCATCACCAGCGA GGCAAGTGACAAGTGTCAGAAAGAGAAGAGAAAGACAATTAATGGAGATGATTTAGTATGGGCACTGACCACCTTAGGATTTGAGGAGTACATTGAGCCACTAAAGGCCTATTTGATTAGGTACAGAGAG CTATGCCCCGGGGATTGTTTCTAA